AATCCTTGTATTTGTGTCGCATGCAAATCCATGGATATCATTCGATGTGCTCCAGCCACTTCTATTAGATTCGCGACCAATTTGGCAGTAATTGGATCTCTTGCTCTAGCCTTACGATCTTGTCTAGCATAGCCATAGTAAGGGATCACAACATTGATACTTTTGGCAGATGCTCTTTTTAAGGCGTCCACCATAATTAAAATTTCCATGAGATTTTCATTTACTGGTGCAGAAGTTGGCTGAATGACAAATACATCAGCTCCGCGAACACTTTCATTTAGCTTAACCCGAATCTCTCCATCGCTAAAGCGAAGGAATTCAGCATCTCCCATAGGGATCCCAATATGATTGACAATCTCCAAAGCTAAAGAAGGATTGGCATTACCTGTGAATACTTTTAATGTTTTATCTTGATATTTTGGCATTAATCGCATCCTCCATTATTTATCCTTAAAATTATTTCTTTCTCTTATTTTTTTAACATACCCTTCTTTATTGACTTGTCTTTCACGAGCAATGGCTAATGTGAAGTCAGGTATATTATCGGTAATCGTTGAACCAGCTGCCACATAAACATCATTACCCACCTTAACAGGTGCTACGAGATTCGTATTACAACCAATAAATGAACGATCACCAATTTCTGTTCGATGTTTTCGATAACCATCATAATTAACCGTTATGGTACCTGCTCCAATATTAACATTTTCTCCTAAGGTTGTATCACCAATGTAACTTAAATGTGGTACCTTTGTTCCTTGACCAATTTTTGAGTTCTTAATCTCAACAAAGTCGCCTACTTTTACAGAGTCGCCTATTTCAGTTCCAGGTCGAATATAAGCATATGGACCGATTAGAGCCCTATTCGCAATTTCTGCAGAATAAACCACAGAATTCGTAATCTTTACTTCATCAGCCACATTGGTGTCGGTTAATTCTACATTTGGTCCGATGACACAATCTTGACCAATCATCGTATTTCCTCGTAGATAAGTGTTTGGATAGATGATCGTATCGCTGCCGATTACAACTCCTTTTTCAATATAGGTTTGTTTCGGATCGATGATCGTCACCCCATTTTTCATATGCTGTTCAATAAGCCGTGTTCGTAGAATCTCTTCTGCCTTCGCAAGGGCCATCCGATCATTGATACCAATTGTTTCATTAGCATCAAGAGTTTGGTAAGCACCAATCGTTTCCCCTTCTGACCTCAGAATTTCGATGACATCTGTAAGATAATACTCTCCTTGGACGTTATCATTTTTCACTTTCATTAAAGCCGAAAAAAGTTTTTCGTTATCAAAACAGTATGTACCCGTATTCACTTCTGAGATGATTTTCTCATCAGATGTAGCATCTTTTTCCTCAACTATTCGCACGACATTTCCGCTTTCATCACGAATAATGCGTCCATAACCTGTTGGATTTTCTAATTTCGTCGTTAGTATTGTTGCTGCTGTATTTTTTGCTTGATGTTCTGCAATGATTGTACGAAGTGTTTCTGAAGTGATCAAGGGAGAATCACCCATTACAATGAGCGTTGTTCCTTGTTTATTTGCCAATATTGAACTTGCTTGTAATACCGCATGAGCCGTTCCTTTTTGTTTCTCTTGCATTACATATTCCACTTGATCTCCAAGATATTCCTTCACTTCTTCTGCTTGATGACCAACTACCAATATGATTTGATTGACACCCGTTTCTTTTAATCCATCAACGACATGGCCAACCATTGGTTTTCCTCCAAGCGCGTGCATGACTTTACTATGCTTGGATTTCATTCTTGTCCCTTGTCCAGCGGCCAGAATAACTCCATATAAATTGGACATCGATTACCCTCCACAACGATCAAATATTCCATTTAGACTATATATCAATTATGTAACGTTTTCAAGGAAAATAGTGAATAGTTTTTTTTGGAAAAAATAAAAAGCTGTTGACATTTTTGATTTTGCCAACAGCGAAAACTTTCAATATGTATCTATGATTTGTTTTTTATGCTCCTGCAACTAATTCCTCTTCGCCAACGCGCTCATACTCTTGAAGAACGGCTTGTTGGATCTTTTCGCGAGTTGCAGAAGAGATTGGATGAGCAATATCACGGAATTCCCCATCAGGAGTTCTTTTGCTAGGCATTGCTACAAACAACCCATTATTTCCATCAATCACACGAATATCATGAACGACAAATTCATTATCGATCGTGATTGAAGCAATCGCTCGCATACGCCCTTCCGTGTTGACACGGCGGAGTCTTACGTCTGTAATTTCCATTCTAGTTCACCACCTTTAACTTTTTTTCGAGCTTACTATTTTCATTCTATAAATTTCAATAAAATCCTGCTAATAATGACAAAAAAATGAAAATTTTTTACCACATAGGAAAGTTTAACTTCATTAAAAAGTAATAAATCGAAGTTAAACATGAACGATCGGCATCATTAGAGCAACTTTAACTTTAATTATTAGTTGCTCTTATCCATTACAACGCATTGCTGCAATACATTCTATTTCAATCTTCACATCTTTTGGTAATCTAGCCACTTCTACAGTCGAACGAGCAGGTTTATGATCCTGAAAAAATTGGGCATATACTTCGTTCATTTCGGTAAATTCATTCAAATCTTGCATAAAAACAGTTACTTTTACAACATCTTGTAATGTTAGACCTTTTTCTGCTAAGATCCCTTGGATATTTTTCAAAACTTGTTCCGTTTGCTCTCGGATACCAGAAGCAATCAATTCCCCATTAGGAGTTAGAGGGATTTGACCAGAAGTAAAAATAAAAGGTTTCACTTCTATGGCTTGGCTATAGGGTCCTATTGCTTTAGGGGCATTTTTGCTAGAAATCATCTCCATGCTTATCTCTCCTTATCAAAAAAGTTTCCTAACGTTACTTTTATTTGTTTCTCTTTTTCATTTACTTCTTCTAAACGTGCTAATGAAATATAATTTTCAACAAGACGCTCACTAGGTCCTTCTGCTTCCACAAAAACACCGATTCCTTTGAGATTGGCATTAAATTCATTCAATAAATCGATTATCCCCTTAATCGTTCCCCCAGCTTTCATAAAATCGTCGATGATCAAAACATTTGCCCCTTCTTTCATCGACCTTTTTGCTAGAGACATCGTTTGAATACGTTTTGTTGAACCTGAAATATAGTTAATGGTTACGACAGAACCCTCAGTGACTTTACTAT
Above is a window of Tepidibacillus fermentans DNA encoding:
- the spoVG gene encoding septation regulator SpoVG; this encodes MEITDVRLRRVNTEGRMRAIASITIDNEFVVHDIRVIDGNNGLFVAMPSKRTPDGEFRDIAHPISSATREKIQQAVLQEYERVGEEELVAGA
- a CDS encoding RidA family protein yields the protein MEMISSKNAPKAIGPYSQAIEVKPFIFTSGQIPLTPNGELIASGIREQTEQVLKNIQGILAEKGLTLQDVVKVTVFMQDLNEFTEMNEVYAQFFQDHKPARSTVEVARLPKDVKIEIECIAAMRCNG
- the glmU gene encoding bifunctional UDP-N-acetylglucosamine diphosphorylase/glucosamine-1-phosphate N-acetyltransferase GlmU, encoding MSNLYGVILAAGQGTRMKSKHSKVMHALGGKPMVGHVVDGLKETGVNQIILVVGHQAEEVKEYLGDQVEYVMQEKQKGTAHAVLQASSILANKQGTTLIVMGDSPLITSETLRTIIAEHQAKNTAATILTTKLENPTGYGRIIRDESGNVVRIVEEKDATSDEKIISEVNTGTYCFDNEKLFSALMKVKNDNVQGEYYLTDVIEILRSEGETIGAYQTLDANETIGINDRMALAKAEEILRTRLIEQHMKNGVTIIDPKQTYIEKGVVIGSDTIIYPNTYLRGNTMIGQDCVIGPNVELTDTNVADEVKITNSVVYSAEIANRALIGPYAYIRPGTEIGDSVKVGDFVEIKNSKIGQGTKVPHLSYIGDTTLGENVNIGAGTITVNYDGYRKHRTEIGDRSFIGCNTNLVAPVKVGNDVYVAAGSTITDNIPDFTLAIARERQVNKEGYVKKIRERNNFKDK